CATAACCCCCGGTGACTAAATAAACTGGATCGGCGATCGCACTGACTCTACGCACCAGGACACCGAGACGATCGCGGAACTCCCGACCGGAGGGGTACGCAGGAACCACACCCCAACCAGTTTCTTCCGCTACAAAAATGGCATCGCAGGTACAATTATTTATATATTGCAGCAACTCTTTTATGGTGTTCTCCCAGGACGCGGCATCTCGATCCAGGAGGTTAGCCACCCAAGTTCCCAAAGAATCTACTAACAGGCAACTCGTCTCCGCCGCCTCGCCAATTGTTGTCGCCAACTGGACTGGCACTTCCAAAGTAAGCCAATCAGAAGGGCGTCGGTACTGGTGTTGTTGGATGCGATGCTGCCACTCCGAATCAGTGCGATCGACCTGTGCGGTAGCTACATAGATAACGGATTTGCCGGAGTTTTGGGCCAAAATTTCCGCCCATTCACTTTTACCAGACCGTGCAGGGCCTGTCACCAAAATTACTCGCTTTTGCGGTTCTGTCATGATAGATATCGTGTAGAGTCGGCACTGCCTACCCTACATTAAGAGCCGATCCAAAAATTGAACGCGAACAAAGATCTCGATCTTGATTTATGGTGCGGTATGTAACCTTCAATCGGATTTTTCAGGTAGGCTCTAAGAGAAAATTACTTCTCTAGCTTGGATTTTACCCAATCGGTCTCATGGCTACTATGAAACCAGAGTTACAAAAGATGGAGCCGACATTGCGCCAGCAGACAACACAAAGTCTCTCAAAAGACAAGCAGCTGCCCTTGAAGTCGGGATCTCGGACTGATAGTGCGAAATCGCAGTCGCTAACTACCCACCAACCTATCCCAAGCGATCGGTCGGTGGAATCTGTATCCCTGCCACAAAAGCAAGCGAGAAAGACACCCGCGCTACCCAAAATTAAATCGCCCAGATTTACCAGCCACCGCAACGGCATTAACCCCTACTTGGCAATGAATCTGCTCAAGGAAATGGAAACGGTGGTGGCGCGATGGCAGAGTGAATTGCGACAAATCTTGCGGCAAATTCAAGATATTTATCTGGAAGGGCCGATAATCGAAGGTTGGTTGGAGTCGGAGTCTGCTCAAACACCGATAGCAGCGCCGACTGTAGAGCGAAGTCAAAAAGGGAGAGGGCGAGTTTCTCATTCCCCATCCCAAAATCGTAACGCTGGTCGATATCGTCTAGTAAATCGGAATGCCGACGGCAAGCTGCTGTCTCGTCCCTGTCCGCCAGAGGAAGTGCCCAGCGTTAGTTTGGCGATCGCACGGTATCAAAAGTTGCAACATCTGCTCGCTCGCAAGCAGGAATTAGAAACTCATCTCACCGAGCTAGCTGAGGTTCTCACCGTTGTACAAGGTCACATCCAAACACTGTGATATCCAGGCGACGGCGATATTTTCGATCGAAACAGAGGTGATTGAGTTTATGCCTTTAATTTCTGCCATTATCTGCACTCACAATCGAGATAGCTATTTGGGCGCTGCTATTGATAGCTTGCTAGCACAGGATTTCGCGGATTTTGAAATAGTGGTGGTGGATAATGCGTCGAGCGATCGCACCCGCGCTGTTGTAGAGTCGCGATCGGGAGTGAAATACATCTACGAACCCGTTACCGGTTTATCTGTCGCACGCAATACAGGTGCCCACGCAGCTAGCGGCCAAATTCTCGCCTATCTCGATGATGATGCTGTGGCTAGCTCCCACTGGCTCAGCGTCCTGTACGCAGCCTATCGAGATAACGAAAAACTGGCAATTGCCGGTGGTAAAGTCACTCTGATTTGGCCAGAAGGTTATACACCGCCACCTTGGCTTTCTGAAGGTTTGGCGGGAAATTTGGGAGCTTATGACTTGGGCGATAATGTTGTTTATATCCAAAACCCCGGCCTTACTCCCAGAGGCTTGAACTATTCCATTCGCCGTACTTTCCTAGAGCGGATCGGCGGGTTCAATGTTAACCTGGGCCGAGTTGGGAAAAAATTGTTATCTAACGAAGAACTGCTGATGACAGAACAAGCTCTTCAGCTAGGTTGGCAGGTAGCCTATATCCCCGACGCTTTGGTAGGTCACAACGTTGCTCCCGAACGCCTCAACCAAAGCTGGTTTCTCAACCGCAGCT
The window above is part of the Aerosakkonema funiforme FACHB-1375 genome. Proteins encoded here:
- the cobU gene encoding bifunctional adenosylcobinamide kinase/adenosylcobinamide-phosphate guanylyltransferase, whose translation is MTEPQKRVILVTGPARSGKSEWAEILAQNSGKSVIYVATAQVDRTDSEWQHRIQQHQYRRPSDWLTLEVPVQLATTIGEAAETSCLLVDSLGTWVANLLDRDAASWENTIKELLQYINNCTCDAIFVAEETGWGVVPAYPSGREFRDRLGVLVRRVSAIADPVYLVTGGYVLNLSVLGDRLPS
- a CDS encoding glycosyltransferase family 2 protein, whose protein sequence is MPLISAIICTHNRDSYLGAAIDSLLAQDFADFEIVVVDNASSDRTRAVVESRSGVKYIYEPVTGLSVARNTGAHAASGQILAYLDDDAVASSHWLSVLYAAYRDNEKLAIAGGKVTLIWPEGYTPPPWLSEGLAGNLGAYDLGDNVVYIQNPGLTPRGLNYSIRRTFLERIGGFNVNLGRVGKKLLSNEELLMTEQALQLGWQVAYIPDALVGHNVAPERLNQSWFLNRSWWQGISEYYREEIAGRAGLAQLGRGTERSIRGLYKSLKYLGDPAQRFDNLVYTYGQIGYLSAVIQGMLKLPTGANRS